The following are encoded in a window of Streptomyces sp. Go-475 genomic DNA:
- a CDS encoding SigE family RNA polymerase sigma factor, translated as MPVIAPVPAARPARIPNQRDGAEDGVAAGTTVDHLTETYRAHYRSLLGLAALLLDDTASCEDVVQEAFIRVHSARKRVRDPEKTLAYLRQTVVNLSRSALRRRILGLKLLSKPMPDMASAEEGAYDQLERDSLIKAMKGLQRRQREVLVLRYFADMTEAQVAETLGISLGSVKAYGSRGIAALRIAMETPA; from the coding sequence ATGCCGGTGATCGCGCCCGTGCCCGCAGCGCGGCCGGCCCGCATACCGAACCAGCGCGACGGCGCCGAGGACGGAGTCGCGGCCGGTACGACCGTCGACCACCTCACCGAGACCTACCGGGCGCACTACCGCTCGCTGCTGGGCCTCGCCGCGCTCCTCCTCGACGACACGGCCTCCTGCGAGGACGTCGTCCAGGAGGCCTTCATCCGTGTCCACTCCGCACGCAAACGCGTCCGCGACCCCGAGAAGACCCTGGCGTACCTGCGGCAGACGGTCGTCAACCTCTCGCGCTCGGCGCTGCGCCGCCGCATCCTCGGCCTCAAGCTGCTGTCGAAGCCCATGCCCGACATGGCGAGCGCCGAGGAAGGCGCCTACGACCAGCTGGAGCGCGACTCCCTCATCAAGGCGATGAAGGGCCTGCAGCGCCGCCAGCGCGAGGTGCTGGTGCTGCGCTACTTCGCGGACATGACCGAGGCACAGGTCGCCGAGACCCTCGGCATATCCCTGGGCTCGGTCAAGGCCTACGGCTCACGCGGCATCGCGGCGCTCCGGATCGCCATGGAGACGCCGGCATGA
- a CDS encoding SURF1 family protein yields the protein MYRFLLTPRWWGINLFVLLSIPFCIFMGSWQLGRFEDRVQDHRTATEQVAEAKREAPRPLGEMLPVTKATSGKLVTATGRYGKQLLVPGRQLDGKQGFYVLTLLRTDSGEALPVVRGWLPGAADAAEAPAPPAGEVTVTGALQASETPGDNGVSAQGGLPAGQTAAISAASLVNLVPYDVYDAWVTLAKGDSGMKAVPAAAPPDTGLDLKAFQNLGYTAEWFAFVGFVIFMWFRLLRREVEFARDAELGLVPREESVAVDAAVK from the coding sequence GTGTACCGGTTTCTGCTGACGCCCCGATGGTGGGGGATCAACCTCTTCGTGCTGCTGTCGATCCCCTTCTGCATCTTCATGGGGTCCTGGCAGCTGGGCCGGTTCGAGGACCGCGTGCAGGACCATCGCACGGCGACCGAGCAGGTCGCCGAGGCGAAGCGCGAGGCGCCGCGGCCGCTCGGGGAGATGCTGCCGGTGACGAAGGCGACGTCCGGCAAGCTCGTCACCGCCACCGGGCGCTACGGCAAGCAGCTGCTGGTGCCGGGGCGGCAGCTCGACGGCAAGCAGGGCTTCTACGTCCTGACGCTGCTGCGCACCGACTCGGGCGAGGCGCTGCCGGTGGTCCGCGGCTGGCTGCCCGGTGCCGCCGACGCGGCCGAGGCCCCCGCCCCGCCGGCCGGTGAGGTCACCGTCACCGGGGCGCTCCAGGCGTCCGAGACCCCGGGTGACAACGGCGTCAGCGCGCAGGGCGGGCTGCCGGCCGGGCAGACGGCGGCGATCAGCGCGGCGTCGCTGGTGAACCTGGTGCCGTACGACGTGTACGACGCGTGGGTCACGCTGGCGAAGGGTGACTCGGGGATGAAGGCCGTGCCGGCTGCCGCGCCGCCGGACACGGGGCTGGATCTGAAGGCGTTCCAGAACCTGGGCTACACCGCGGAGTGGTTCGCCTTCGTGGGGTTCGTGATCTTCATGTGGTTCCGGTTGCTGCGGCGTGAGGTGGAGTTCGCGCGGGATGCGGAGCTTGGTCTTGTGCCGCGGGAAGAGTCTGTTGCTGTGGACGCCGCTGTGAAGTGA
- a CDS encoding prolyl oligopeptidase family serine peptidase, which translates to MTESNGSEARDQRDQHEQEVQAGQQERMPDWEKRFRAPRVSLPDWAEDAPDRSLFVSNATGTYELYAWDRSTGEQRQVTDRPNGTTDGVLSPDGAWIWWFDDKDGDEFGVWRRQPFEGGPDEPAAEGLQPSYPAGLALGRDGRTAVVGRSTDEDGTTIHLVRTGEAPVEIYRHRESAGVGDLSHDGSLIAIEHTEHGDAMHSALRVLRPDGTPVADLDDTKGGTRELGLEVLGFAPVDGDTRLLIGHQRRGRWEPLVWDVATGEETDLALELPGDVSAEWYPDGTGLLVVHGFEARSELFRYDLASRALTEIPTPPGTVSGATARPDGSVEYLWSSAAEPSAVRSTAGGVVLDPPGMKSPGSVPVEDVWVEGPGGRIHALVQKPAGATGPLPTVFDIHGGPTWHDSDSFAAGPAAWVDHGYAVIRVNYRGSTGYGRAWTDALKHRVGLIELEDIAAVREWAVASGLADPDRLVLTGGSWGGYLTLLGLGVQPDAWTLGIAAVPVADYVTAYHDEMEALKAMDRTLLGGTPEEVPERFEASSPLTYVDQVKAPVYISAGVNDPRCPIRQIENYVKRLEARGAVHEVYRYDAGHGSLVVDERIKQVRLELEFAERHLKGVSGAQ; encoded by the coding sequence ATGACTGAGAGCAACGGGTCCGAAGCGCGGGATCAGCGGGACCAGCACGAGCAAGAGGTACAGGCGGGACAGCAGGAGCGGATGCCGGACTGGGAGAAGCGCTTCCGCGCGCCCCGGGTCTCCCTGCCCGACTGGGCGGAGGACGCGCCGGACCGCTCCCTGTTCGTGTCGAACGCGACCGGGACGTACGAGCTGTACGCCTGGGACCGGTCGACGGGCGAGCAGCGCCAGGTGACGGACCGGCCGAACGGCACGACGGACGGCGTGCTGTCACCGGACGGCGCCTGGATCTGGTGGTTCGACGACAAGGACGGCGACGAGTTCGGCGTGTGGCGCCGCCAGCCCTTCGAGGGCGGCCCGGACGAGCCGGCCGCCGAGGGCCTTCAGCCCTCGTACCCGGCGGGCCTCGCCCTCGGCCGCGACGGCCGCACGGCGGTCGTCGGCCGCTCCACCGACGAGGACGGCACGACGATCCACCTCGTCCGCACCGGCGAGGCCCCGGTGGAGATCTACCGCCACCGCGAGTCGGCCGGCGTCGGCGACCTCTCCCACGACGGCTCGCTCATCGCCATCGAGCACACCGAGCACGGCGACGCGATGCACTCCGCCCTGCGCGTCCTGCGCCCCGACGGCACGCCGGTCGCCGACCTCGACGACACCAAGGGCGGCACGCGTGAGCTGGGCCTGGAGGTCCTCGGCTTCGCCCCCGTCGACGGCGACACACGCCTGCTCATCGGCCACCAGCGCCGGGGCCGCTGGGAGCCCCTCGTCTGGGACGTGGCCACCGGTGAGGAGACGGACCTGGCGCTGGAGCTGCCCGGCGACGTCAGCGCCGAGTGGTACCCGGACGGCACCGGCCTGCTCGTCGTGCACGGCTTCGAGGCCCGCAGCGAGCTGTTCCGCTACGACCTGGCGAGCCGCGCCCTGACCGAGATCCCGACCCCGCCCGGCACGGTCTCCGGTGCCACGGCCCGGCCCGACGGCAGCGTGGAGTACCTGTGGTCCTCGGCGGCCGAGCCGTCGGCGGTGCGCTCCACGGCGGGCGGTGTCGTCCTCGACCCGCCCGGCATGAAGTCGCCCGGCTCGGTGCCGGTGGAGGACGTGTGGGTGGAGGGCCCGGGCGGGCGCATCCACGCCCTCGTGCAGAAGCCGGCGGGCGCCACCGGCCCGCTCCCCACGGTCTTCGACATCCACGGCGGCCCGACCTGGCACGACAGCGACTCCTTCGCGGCGGGCCCCGCGGCCTGGGTCGACCACGGCTACGCGGTGATCCGTGTCAACTACCGCGGCTCGACGGGCTACGGCCGCGCCTGGACGGACGCCCTGAAGCACCGCGTCGGCCTCATCGAGCTGGAGGACATCGCCGCGGTCCGTGAATGGGCCGTCGCCTCGGGCCTCGCGGACCCCGACCGCCTCGTCCTCACCGGCGGTTCGTGGGGCGGCTACCTGACCCTCCTCGGCCTCGGCGTCCAGCCCGACGCGTGGACCCTGGGCATCGCGGCGGTTCCCGTCGCCGACTACGTCACGGCGTACCACGACGAGATGGAAGCGCTGAAGGCGATGGACCGCACGCTCCTCGGCGGCACCCCGGAGGAGGTCCCCGAGCGCTTCGAGGCCTCGTCCCCGCTCACCTACGTAGACCAGGTCAAGGCCCCGGTCTACATCTCCGCCGGTGTCAACGACCCCCGCTGCCCGATCCGCCAGATCGAGAACTACGTCAAGCGCCTGGAGGCGAGGGGAGCGGTCCACGAGGTGTACCGCTACGACGCCGGACACGGGTCGCTGGTGGTGGACGAGCGGATCAAGCAGGTCCGGCTGGAGCTGGAGTTCGCGGAGCGGCACCTGAAGGGGGTTTCGGGCGCCCAGTAG